The Salvia miltiorrhiza cultivar Shanhuang (shh) chromosome 1, IMPLAD_Smil_shh, whole genome shotgun sequence genome has a window encoding:
- the LOC130989690 gene encoding uncharacterized protein LOC130989690, whose translation MVKEAQLPSSPPNRSLLSLPFSNKSGPLFSQISRVPPSQHQSRLLSAEGLAAAAPKSGEVDGQTYLLPSPHFLLSSPYQPIWSSPNPSSPKCHRRCRRTLRWSRCPDSSLSDSASPPSNLPLEKAGGKSPNLGLQLSPPPLSRSPGRQTAKPASSRLLLRAVQVPIQTSRWAGSRALFLFHLRHHGSAAISTVCGRPAIQRRCSIRDAAAAVIRFPPRQQELPSSSSWLNRTGSRPYFLNNCR comes from the exons atgg TGAAAGAAGCCCAGCTTCCTTCCTCCCCTCCCAATCggtctcttctctctcttccattCTCAAATAAGTCGGGCCCCTTATTCTCTCAAATCAGTCGAGTTCCTCCCTCTCAACATCAGTCGCGGCTTCTCTCCGCTGAGGGGCTCGCCGCCGcggctccgaaatccggcgaggtCGACGGCCAGACGTACCTTCTCCCCTCGCCTCACTTCCTCCTCAGTTCACCATATCAGCCAATCTGGTCGAGCCCTAACCCTTCTTCGCCCAAATGCCACCGCCGCTGCCGCCGTACTCTCCGTTGGAGTCGCTGCCCAGATTCCTCACTATCAGACTCGGCGTCTCCCCCTTCCAATCTGCCTTTGGAGAAGGCGGGAGGAAAAAGCCCTAATCTCGGCCTACAactatcgccgccgccgctgtcgCGGTCCCCTGGCCGTCAAACGGCGAAGCCGGCGTCGTCTCGCCTCCTTCTCCGAGCCGTTCAGGTCCCGATTCAGACGTCAAGGTGGGCAGGGAGTCGAGCCCTGTTTCTTTTCCACCTCCGCCACCATGGTTCTGCCGCCATCTCCACCGTCTGTGGAAGACCGGCGATTCAGCGTCGTTGCTCCATTCGcgatgctgctgctgctgtcatACGATTTCCGCCGAGGCAGCAAGAGCTGCCGTCGTCGTCGTCTTGGCTCAACCGAACAGGCAGCCGGCCCTATTTCTTAAA TAATTGCAGGTGA